One window of the Nodosilinea sp. PGN35 genome contains the following:
- a CDS encoding glycosyltransferase family 4 protein, giving the protein MHITYLTGNHRPDQDGVADYLANLRSHLHRRDITTTVLTTHDSARTLADPTVQGALSQWKVPQLIPLVQRILATPTDLLHIQHAAGSYRFERSVFLLPLLLRMAGYRRPIVTTAHEYGWWEWQPRWFPARWLENLKEWGQARTWWDREDGFLLTGSDAILTTNENITRIMQERLPKLRDRIATIPIAANLTVAPIDRATARPQLRHDCRWPQDAAVVAFFGFLHPVKGIEPLLQGFRQVVNRHPQARLLLMGGIETLSLGGKDAEQYWQKVQAQIRDLGLTDRVHCTGYIDADRASRYLSGSDLGVLPFNPGVTLKSGSLLALLAHRLPTIATRTAETDATLIENQVIVPVPPRNGAALGDAIAALLQNPQEQQHLATAGHSFVQSFSWTAIADRHHEIYQRLLTPAAIADRTTQPAKDYQPPNSSSFPRSMKLSKQVQGEPGKDLQINERVLR; this is encoded by the coding sequence ATGCACATCACCTACCTCACCGGCAACCACCGCCCCGACCAAGACGGCGTCGCCGACTACCTGGCCAACCTGCGATCGCACCTCCACCGCCGCGACATCACCACAACCGTCCTCACCACCCACGATTCGGCCCGCACCCTGGCCGATCCCACCGTGCAGGGGGCGCTGTCGCAGTGGAAGGTACCGCAGCTGATCCCCCTGGTGCAGCGCATTCTGGCTACCCCCACCGACCTGCTGCACATTCAGCACGCGGCGGGCAGCTACCGCTTTGAGCGATCGGTGTTCTTGCTGCCGCTGCTGCTGAGAATGGCGGGCTACCGTCGCCCCATCGTCACCACGGCCCACGAGTACGGCTGGTGGGAGTGGCAGCCCCGGTGGTTTCCGGCCCGCTGGTTAGAGAACCTAAAAGAATGGGGCCAGGCCCGCACCTGGTGGGATCGCGAGGACGGCTTTTTGCTCACCGGCAGCGACGCCATCCTCACCACCAACGAGAACATTACCCGGATCATGCAAGAGCGATTGCCAAAGCTGCGCGATCGCATCGCCACTATCCCCATCGCCGCCAATCTGACCGTTGCCCCCATCGATCGCGCCACCGCCCGCCCGCAGCTCCGCCACGACTGCCGCTGGCCCCAGGATGCGGCAGTCGTGGCGTTCTTTGGCTTTCTGCACCCGGTCAAGGGCATCGAACCCCTGCTCCAGGGCTTTCGGCAGGTGGTGAACCGCCATCCCCAGGCCCGCCTGCTGCTGATGGGCGGCATCGAAACCCTGTCTCTGGGGGGCAAAGACGCCGAGCAATACTGGCAAAAGGTGCAGGCCCAAATCCGCGACCTGGGTCTCACCGATCGCGTCCACTGCACCGGCTACATCGACGCCGATCGCGCCTCCCGCTACCTCTCGGGGTCAGACCTGGGGGTGCTGCCCTTTAACCCCGGTGTGACCCTCAAAAGCGGCTCCCTGCTGGCCCTGCTGGCCCACCGCCTGCCCACCATCGCCACCCGCACCGCCGAAACCGACGCCACGCTGATTGAGAACCAGGTGATTGTCCCGGTGCCCCCGCGCAATGGGGCGGCCCTGGGAGATGCGATCGCCGCCCTGCTGCAAAATCCACAAGAACAGCAGCATCTGGCCACAGCGGGGCACAGCTTTGTTCAATCGTTTAGCTGGACGGCGATCGCCGATCGCCACCATGAGATCTATCAGCGCCTGCTGACTCCGGCTGCGATCGCCGACCGCACAACCCAGCCCGCAAAAGATTACCAGCCCCCAAACTCGTCTTCTTTTCCTCGAAGCATGAAACTCTCAAAACAAGTCCAGGGAGAGCCAGGAAAAGACCTGCAAATAAACGAGCGAGTCTTAAGATGA
- a CDS encoding glycosyltransferase family 9 protein — protein sequence MTQILFIELLGGLGDVLIALPAIQALAASHPQAQLTVLTFAPGDQLLYHHPQIHRVLQAPQGQARQAVVDALQTSYDLPPYDLVVTDTTYDGIGELVSQSGAPQTVTNLWRNPPPDHPVSDRMLHILQTEGLITAAAATAHRHPRLHLTPAEQAQAQAQLQALPHPRIGLYPDAGMAIKQWSPEHFVALGKLLHQRHGASLVVPAGVDPKPAQAIASQLDNALLWPRGPLRHLAALFTQLDAVVGADTGPARIAAAVGTPTITLFGPAWADRYGHPAPHINLQGYPSCPERHPANFTEQPCWYSGACPFVWDTCVNLLSPEVVAEAVGEWGSGGVGEWGSGGVGGDGGDGGVNKIQSVSFKDAARRRSQSEGLTKLTPHPSPLTPSPLTPSPPHPPPPFSHCRNLLLLRLDNIGDVLMTAPALRAIKETQPDTRLTLLASPAGALAAAVLPWVDEVMPWRVLWQALDRPPGEVEQEWALIDALKARRFDGAIALTSFRQSPHPAALVCQLAGIPLRLGASRETGECLTHRVSDLPDDLHQVERNLRLVEAAGYRVRDRHLTLAIPPSPHRPTQPYLLLNPWASCPSRMYDLERFAIAARTLAETLGWPVVVTGTDKHRPAAAPLLATLGLHAIDLIGKTTLADLVALVAHAQLMLSTNTSTMHIADATQTPSVILFAGTELERQWQPRQTRARLLRRPTPCSPCYAFTCPYAMECLDISPADVVAAALSLIKTS from the coding sequence ATGACCCAGATTCTCTTCATTGAGCTACTCGGGGGTCTGGGCGATGTCTTGATTGCCCTACCCGCCATCCAGGCTCTGGCCGCCTCCCATCCCCAAGCTCAGCTGACGGTGCTCACCTTCGCCCCTGGGGATCAGCTGCTGTACCACCACCCCCAGATTCACCGGGTTTTGCAGGCCCCCCAGGGCCAGGCGCGGCAGGCCGTAGTGGATGCCCTCCAAACTTCCTACGACCTGCCCCCCTACGACCTAGTGGTGACCGACACCACCTACGACGGCATTGGTGAGTTGGTGAGCCAGAGCGGCGCTCCGCAAACCGTGACCAACCTGTGGCGCAACCCGCCCCCCGATCACCCCGTGAGCGATCGCATGCTCCACATCCTCCAGACCGAAGGGCTGATCACCGCCGCAGCCGCCACCGCCCACCGCCACCCCCGCCTGCACCTCACCCCCGCCGAACAAGCCCAGGCCCAGGCCCAGCTCCAGGCCCTGCCGCACCCCCGCATCGGCCTCTACCCCGACGCCGGGATGGCGATCAAACAGTGGTCGCCCGAGCACTTTGTCGCGTTAGGAAAGCTCCTGCACCAGCGCCACGGAGCCAGCCTGGTGGTGCCCGCCGGGGTTGACCCCAAACCGGCCCAGGCGATCGCCTCTCAGCTCGACAACGCCCTCCTCTGGCCCCGCGGCCCCCTGCGCCACCTGGCCGCCCTCTTCACCCAGCTCGACGCCGTCGTCGGTGCCGACACCGGCCCCGCCCGCATCGCCGCCGCCGTCGGCACCCCCACCATCACCCTGTTTGGCCCCGCCTGGGCTGACCGCTACGGCCACCCCGCCCCCCACATCAACCTGCAAGGCTACCCCAGCTGCCCCGAGCGCCACCCCGCCAACTTCACCGAGCAGCCCTGCTGGTACAGCGGTGCCTGCCCCTTCGTGTGGGATACCTGCGTGAATTTGCTGAGTCCTGAGGTGGTGGCGGAGGCGGTGGGGGAGTGGGGGAGTGGGGGAGTGGGGGAGTGGGGGAGTGGAGGAGTTGGGGGAGATGGGGGAGATGGGGGAGTAAATAAAATCCAAAGTGTCTCCTTCAAAGACGCTGCGCGTAGGCGTAGCCAGTCCGAAGGACTTACAAAACTCACCCCTCACCCCTCACCCCTCACCCCCTCACCCCTCACCCCCTCACCCCCTCACCCCCCCCCCCCCTTCTCCCACTGCCGCAACCTCCTCCTCCTCCGCCTCGACAACATCGGCGACGTGCTGATGACCGCCCCGGCACTGCGGGCGATCAAAGAAACCCAGCCCGACACTCGCCTCACCCTGCTGGCCAGCCCGGCGGGGGCGCTGGCGGCGGCGGTGCTGCCCTGGGTGGATGAGGTGATGCCGTGGCGGGTGCTGTGGCAGGCGTTGGATCGCCCCCCCGGCGAGGTGGAGCAGGAGTGGGCCTTGATCGACGCCCTCAAGGCCCGCCGGTTTGACGGGGCGATCGCCCTCACCAGCTTCCGGCAAAGCCCCCACCCCGCTGCCTTGGTGTGCCAGCTGGCGGGCATTCCCCTGCGGCTGGGGGCCTCCAGGGAAACGGGGGAATGCCTCACCCACCGGGTGAGCGACCTGCCCGACGACCTGCACCAGGTCGAGCGCAACCTGCGGCTGGTGGAAGCGGCAGGGTATCGGGTGCGCGATCGCCACCTCACCCTCGCCATTCCCCCATCGCCCCACCGCCCCACCCAGCCCTACCTGCTGCTCAACCCCTGGGCCAGCTGCCCCTCGCGCATGTACGACCTCGAGCGGTTTGCGATCGCCGCCCGCACCCTGGCCGAAACGCTCGGCTGGCCCGTCGTCGTCACCGGCACCGACAAACATCGCCCCGCCGCCGCCCCCTTGCTCGCTACCCTCGGCCTCCACGCCATCGATCTGATCGGCAAAACCACCCTCGCCGACCTCGTCGCCCTGGTGGCCCACGCCCAGCTCATGCTCTCCACCAACACCTCAACCATGCACATCGCCGACGCCACCCAGACCCCCAGCGTGATTCTTTTTGCCGGTACGGAGCTGGAACGCCAGTGGCAACCCCGCCAAACCCGCGCCCGCCTGCTGCGCCGCCCCACCCCGTGCAGCCCCTGCTACGCCTTCACCTGCCCGTACGCGATGGAATGCCTCGATATCTCCCCCGCTGATGTCGTGGCTGCGGCTCTCTCTCTAATTAAGACGTCCTAA
- a CDS encoding spore photoproduct lyase family protein: MPEQVLFTPAALEEPWGQQILERVQAHDLPVEFLKQNRLSGLRGENERETYAIAKRTLAVVTAPAGQLKLTPIPPSADWQFHLAQGCPAHCQYCYLAGSLQGPPVIRVYANLPQILDNLKHYERPDRLTTYEVSCYTDPLGIEHLTGSLAECIRYFGQRDRARLRWVSKFDAVDDLLALPHRGHTRCRFSINAASVSRRLEGGTASVAERLRAIRQLALPVERGGGGYPVGFVIAPIMPIEHWQEEYSQLLEAAASALDFDCDLTFELISHRFTPGSKGVLEQWYPNSSLDLDESTRTTKRNKFGGTKYVYDKDTMSELRSFFEGAIARWFPRGEILYWT, from the coding sequence CTGCCGGAGCAGGTCTTGTTTACCCCCGCCGCCCTGGAGGAACCCTGGGGTCAGCAGATTTTAGAGCGGGTGCAGGCCCACGATCTGCCGGTGGAATTTCTCAAGCAAAACCGTCTGAGCGGGCTGCGGGGAGAGAATGAGCGGGAGACCTACGCGATCGCCAAGCGCACCCTGGCGGTGGTCACCGCCCCGGCGGGTCAGCTCAAGCTGACGCCGATACCGCCCTCGGCGGACTGGCAGTTTCACCTGGCCCAGGGCTGCCCGGCCCACTGCCAGTACTGCTATTTGGCGGGGAGTTTGCAGGGGCCGCCCGTGATTCGGGTCTATGCCAACCTGCCGCAGATTTTAGACAACCTGAAGCACTACGAGCGCCCCGACCGGCTCACCACCTACGAGGTCAGCTGCTACACCGACCCGCTGGGCATTGAGCACCTGACCGGCAGCCTGGCCGAGTGCATTCGCTACTTTGGCCAGCGCGACCGGGCTCGCCTGCGCTGGGTGTCAAAGTTTGACGCGGTGGATGACCTGCTGGCTCTGCCCCACCGGGGCCACACCCGCTGCCGCTTCAGCATCAACGCCGCCTCGGTGTCGCGCCGACTGGAGGGGGGCACGGCCTCGGTGGCGGAGCGGCTGCGGGCCATTCGGCAACTGGCGCTGCCGGTGGAGCGGGGCGGCGGCGGCTACCCGGTGGGCTTTGTGATCGCCCCGATCATGCCCATTGAGCACTGGCAGGAGGAGTACAGCCAGCTGCTGGAGGCCGCCGCCAGCGCCCTGGATTTCGACTGCGACCTCACCTTTGAGCTGATCTCCCATCGGTTTACCCCCGGCTCAAAGGGGGTGCTAGAGCAGTGGTACCCCAACAGCAGCCTCGATCTGGACGAATCGACCCGCACCACCAAGCGCAACAAGTTTGGCGGCACCAAGTACGTCTACGACAAAGACACGATGAGTGAGCTACGCAGCTTTTTTGAAGGGGCGATCGCCCGCTGGTTTCCTCGGGGTGAGATTCTCTATTGGACTTAG
- a CDS encoding glycosyltransferase family A protein, translating to MPAIDLLIPTYNRPHALAVTLTGLCAQTCQDFRVTVSDQSDDLNLETVGTIQAVLRVLDAHGHAPQILKHLPRRGIAEQRQFLLEQATAPYVLFLDDDVLLEPWVLELLLTTLQREGCGFVGNPMVGLSYRDDVRPAEHQPFTPWQGRVQPETLEKDTPQWERWRLHNAANPLHLQEKFGFTPQRPCTYHVAWVAGCVLFDRTKLLDVGGFHFWRDLPPQSCGEDVLAQQRVMKRYGGCGVLPSGAYHQELPTTLSDRTHDAPNLLAV from the coding sequence ATGCCCGCCATCGACCTCCTCATCCCCACCTACAACCGCCCCCACGCCCTCGCCGTCACCCTCACCGGCCTCTGCGCCCAGACCTGCCAGGATTTTCGCGTCACCGTGTCCGACCAGAGCGACGATCTCAACTTGGAGACCGTCGGCACCATTCAGGCCGTGCTGCGGGTGCTCGACGCCCACGGCCACGCGCCGCAGATCCTCAAGCATTTGCCTCGGCGTGGCATTGCCGAGCAACGCCAGTTTTTGCTCGAGCAGGCCACAGCCCCCTACGTGCTGTTTCTCGACGACGACGTGCTGCTCGAACCCTGGGTGCTGGAGCTGCTGCTCACCACCCTTCAGCGCGAAGGGTGCGGCTTTGTGGGCAACCCCATGGTGGGTCTCAGCTATCGCGACGACGTACGCCCCGCCGAGCACCAGCCTTTCACCCCCTGGCAGGGCCGCGTACAGCCCGAAACCCTGGAGAAAGACACCCCCCAGTGGGAGCGGTGGCGGCTGCACAACGCTGCCAACCCCCTGCACCTGCAAGAAAAATTTGGCTTTACCCCCCAGCGCCCCTGTACCTACCACGTCGCCTGGGTGGCGGGCTGTGTGCTGTTCGATCGCACCAAGCTGCTAGACGTGGGCGGGTTCCACTTCTGGCGCGACCTGCCCCCCCAGAGCTGCGGCGAAGACGTACTCGCCCAGCAGCGGGTGATGAAACGCTACGGCGGCTGCGGCGTGCTGCCCTCCGGAGCCTACCACCAGGAACTGCCCACCACCCTCAGCGATCGCACTCACGATGCGCCCAACCTGTTGGCGGTGTAG
- a CDS encoding sensory rhodopsin transducer: MAQPIGKTYWAIAEGYIPPAEAGQPPELISHETACLLNTSDQEARVQITIYFSDREPVGPYHVTVPARRTKHVRFDQLEEPEPVPRGTEYASAIASDVPIVVQHTRLDSRQAELALLSTIAYAD; this comes from the coding sequence ATGGCACAACCGATTGGTAAGACCTACTGGGCGATCGCAGAGGGCTACATTCCCCCGGCTGAGGCGGGGCAGCCGCCGGAGCTGATCAGCCACGAGACGGCCTGTTTGCTGAACACCTCTGACCAGGAGGCGCGGGTGCAGATCACGATCTACTTCAGCGATCGCGAGCCGGTTGGCCCCTACCATGTCACGGTGCCCGCCCGCCGCACGAAGCATGTGCGCTTTGACCAGTTGGAGGAGCCCGAGCCGGTGCCCCGGGGGACGGAGTACGCCAGTGCGATCGCCTCGGATGTGCCGATTGTGGTACAGCACACCCGACTCGACTCGCGCCAGGCAGAGCTGGCCCTGCTCAGCACCATCGCCTACGCCGATTAG
- a CDS encoding SDR family NAD(P)-dependent oxidoreductase: protein MAGRLEGKVAIITGAATGIGEAIAHKFAVEGAKILINGLPDDPIDAVAQAIQRHGGEVAVHKGDISQPEEAQTCVQGAIDVFGQIDILINNAGVFLVTAETQDYPVDLFDRTVQMNIRSTFLMTKYALPHLQQRRGNIVSAGSEAGFNGLAQNSPYGGTKGWVHSFMKGVAVEQAKYGVRANCVCPGAIDTAWTHKETGPMTEQMEEMLIQATPMARRGTAEEMANVYAFLASDEASYVTGALWLADGGVTVAKGAVGGQVPEALTQQPAGQLKHLSHSREGLENKPVKSLL from the coding sequence ATGGCCGGACGTTTAGAGGGCAAAGTCGCCATTATTACCGGGGCCGCTACCGGCATCGGCGAGGCGATCGCCCACAAGTTTGCGGTAGAAGGTGCCAAAATTTTGATCAATGGGCTGCCCGATGACCCCATCGACGCGGTGGCCCAGGCCATTCAGCGCCACGGCGGCGAGGTGGCGGTGCACAAGGGCGATATTTCCCAGCCCGAGGAGGCCCAGACCTGTGTGCAGGGGGCGATCGACGTCTTCGGGCAGATCGACATTCTGATCAACAACGCCGGGGTATTTCTGGTCACCGCCGAAACCCAAGACTACCCGGTCGATCTCTTCGATCGCACCGTGCAGATGAACATTCGCTCCACCTTTTTGATGACCAAGTACGCCCTGCCCCACCTCCAGCAGCGCCGGGGCAACATTGTCTCTGCCGGGTCGGAAGCGGGGTTCAACGGTCTGGCCCAAAACAGCCCCTACGGCGGCACCAAAGGCTGGGTACACTCCTTCATGAAAGGGGTGGCGGTCGAGCAGGCCAAGTACGGCGTGCGGGCCAACTGCGTCTGCCCCGGTGCCATCGACACCGCCTGGACTCACAAAGAAACCGGCCCCATGACTGAGCAAATGGAGGAAATGCTGATTCAGGCGACCCCCATGGCCCGGCGCGGCACCGCCGAAGAAATGGCCAACGTCTACGCCTTTCTCGCCTCCGACGAAGCCAGCTACGTCACGGGTGCCCTGTGGCTGGCCGACGGCGGCGTCACCGTAGCCAAGGGAGCCGTCGGTGGCCAGGTGCCCGAAGCCCTCACCCAGCAGCCCGCCGGACAGCTCAAACACCTCAGCCACAGCCGTGAGGGGCTAGAGAACAAGCCCGTCAAGTCGCTGCTATAA
- a CDS encoding orange carotenoid protein N-terminal domain-containing protein, protein MTYLTVDAVKEPLKQFETFDADTQLALLWYGYLDIKEQLNPNPDSKVEGLGQTLYNQIAALPKQDQLQAQRDIASRADTPISQTYGALSPSAKLETWLLLAQGMESGEIINVPDDYSLPENTEEFVSQIKALDFEERINFTRNAVTAMGYNKVTLG, encoded by the coding sequence ATGACCTATTTGACCGTAGACGCTGTTAAAGAACCCCTCAAGCAGTTTGAGACCTTTGATGCTGACACTCAACTTGCCCTGCTGTGGTATGGCTATCTGGATATCAAGGAGCAGCTCAATCCCAACCCCGACAGCAAAGTAGAAGGTTTGGGCCAAACCCTGTACAACCAGATTGCTGCTCTGCCTAAGCAGGATCAGCTCCAGGCTCAGCGAGATATTGCCAGTCGAGCCGATACTCCTATTAGCCAAACCTATGGTGCTCTCAGCCCTTCTGCAAAGCTAGAGACCTGGCTGCTGCTGGCCCAGGGGATGGAATCGGGTGAGATTATCAATGTGCCCGACGACTATTCTCTGCCGGAGAATACAGAGGAGTTTGTCAGCCAAATCAAAGCGCTGGACTTTGAAGAGCGGATCAACTTTACCCGCAATGCTGTGACTGCCATGGGATACAACAAGGTCACCCTGGGCTAA
- a CDS encoding glycosyltransferase family 9 protein, with translation MDWSTAQRILCVRLDSLGDVLMTTPALAAIKASRPGCHLTLMTSAAGAAIAPQLPMVDEVWVYDAPWLKATAPRTSSQPEHDLLAELRRRRFDAAIIFTVYSQNPLPTATMAYLADIPLRLAHCRENPYQLLTHHIPDPEPELSRHEAQRQLDLVASVGYHTPDPRLQLTVTPLAQQRIHTLLAQLGLTPNSHPPLPTPPLPHPLPPTPWIAIHPGASAPSRRYPPELFAQVAQSLVKSGLTVLFTGTPPERDLVESIRAQMNAPSYSLVGLLDLADLSALLAAAPLLLSNNTGPVHIAAAVGTPVVDLYALTNLQHTPWQVPHQVLFHDVPCRLCYKSICPEGHHACLRQVEPQRVVKAVLDLLPPGILAGGSGVRSPRLTDKTLDLTLP, from the coding sequence ATGGACTGGAGCACCGCCCAGCGCATTCTCTGCGTGCGCCTCGACAGCCTGGGGGATGTGCTGATGACCACCCCCGCCCTGGCCGCGATCAAAGCCAGCCGCCCCGGCTGCCACCTGACGTTGATGACCTCGGCGGCGGGAGCGGCGATCGCCCCCCAGCTACCCATGGTCGATGAGGTCTGGGTCTACGACGCCCCCTGGCTGAAGGCCACCGCCCCCCGCACCAGCAGCCAGCCCGAGCACGACCTGCTGGCCGAACTGCGGCGGCGGCGCTTCGATGCCGCCATCATCTTCACCGTCTACAGCCAGAACCCGCTGCCCACTGCCACCATGGCCTACCTGGCCGACATTCCCCTGCGGCTGGCCCACTGCCGCGAAAACCCCTACCAGCTGCTCACCCACCACATCCCCGACCCCGAACCCGAGCTTAGCCGCCACGAAGCCCAGCGCCAGCTCGACCTGGTGGCCAGCGTCGGCTATCACACCCCCGACCCTCGCCTGCAACTGACCGTCACCCCCCTCGCCCAGCAGCGCATCCACACCCTCCTCGCCCAACTCGGCCTCACCCCAAACAGCCACCCCCCACTCCCCACTCCCCCACTCCCCCACCCCCTACCCCCCACACCCTGGATCGCAATTCACCCCGGTGCCTCCGCCCCCTCCCGCCGCTACCCGCCAGAGCTGTTTGCCCAGGTGGCGCAATCGCTCGTCAAATCCGGCCTCACCGTCCTCTTCACCGGCACCCCGCCCGAGCGCGACCTGGTCGAAAGCATTCGCGCCCAGATGAATGCGCCCTCCTATTCCCTGGTGGGGCTGCTCGATCTGGCCGACCTGTCGGCCCTGCTAGCTGCCGCCCCGCTGCTGCTCTCCAACAACACCGGCCCGGTGCACATCGCCGCCGCCGTCGGCACCCCCGTGGTCGATCTCTACGCCCTCACGAACCTGCAGCACACCCCCTGGCAGGTGCCCCACCAGGTGCTGTTCCACGACGTGCCCTGCCGCCTCTGCTACAAGAGCATCTGCCCCGAGGGGCACCACGCCTGCCTGCGCCAGGTGGAGCCTCAAAGGGTGGTAAAAGCAGTGCTCGATCTGCTTCCCCCCGGCATTCTTGCGGGGGGAAGTGGGGTGCGATCGCCCCGCTTAACTGACAAAACCCTCGACTTGACTCTACCGTAG
- the rfaE2 gene encoding D-glycero-beta-D-manno-heptose 1-phosphate adenylyltransferase, with product MHTLDAQTKRLLEITASFPHLRVLVIGDAMLDSYLQGSSTRLCREAPVPIVDVGETSHVPGGAANTAANVATLGGEAYLLTVIGDDGAGQQLEAALEGGGVNLAGLVRSRDRATLVKQRLLAENQLLLRFDQGSTADLAAADEDRLIEQLERHFHHCDAVVISDYAYGVLTPRVTLALQRLQALHPRFLVADSKRLQTYASLDITAVKPNYDEAIALLGLPRLSGAARVEQITRHGQRVLSATGAWMAAITLDRDGALIFLEDGEGTVSEPTRTLATPAPSSHATGAGDTYVATLALALAAEADPHGAASLAAMATEVVVSEPGTTRCHPLALRQALMEGNKRIMDQTELVSIVAQQRQRGQRIVFTNGCFDILHSGHVTCLERAKALGDVLIVGVNTDASIRQLKGPTRPVNGLGDRLTVLAALGCVDYVVPFGDLAPRELIRLIRPDVYAKGGDYTRQTLPETPLIEELGGEVVIVPYVGDRSTTGLIQQIRAGDS from the coding sequence ATGCACACCCTAGACGCTCAAACCAAACGGTTATTGGAAATTACCGCCAGCTTTCCCCACCTGCGGGTGCTGGTGATTGGCGACGCCATGCTCGACAGCTACCTCCAGGGATCCTCCACGCGCCTATGCCGCGAGGCTCCGGTGCCCATTGTCGATGTGGGAGAAACCAGCCACGTGCCGGGCGGAGCCGCCAACACCGCCGCCAACGTAGCCACCCTGGGGGGCGAGGCCTACCTGCTGACGGTGATTGGCGACGACGGGGCTGGGCAGCAGCTCGAAGCGGCGCTGGAGGGCGGCGGAGTGAACCTGGCGGGGCTGGTGCGATCGCGCGATCGCGCCACCCTGGTCAAACAGCGCCTGCTGGCCGAAAATCAGCTGCTGCTGCGCTTCGACCAGGGCAGCACCGCCGACCTGGCCGCCGCCGATGAAGATCGGCTGATCGAACAGCTGGAGCGCCACTTTCACCACTGCGACGCCGTGGTGATTTCAGACTACGCCTACGGCGTGCTCACCCCGCGCGTCACCCTGGCTCTCCAGCGGCTCCAGGCGCTGCACCCCCGCTTTTTGGTGGCCGACTCCAAACGGCTGCAAACCTACGCCTCGCTGGATATCACCGCCGTCAAACCCAACTACGACGAAGCCATTGCGCTGCTGGGGCTGCCCCGCCTGTCGGGGGCGGCCAGGGTCGAGCAGATCACCCGCCACGGCCAGCGAGTGCTGAGCGCAACCGGGGCCTGGATGGCCGCCATTACCCTCGATCGCGACGGAGCCTTGATTTTCCTAGAAGACGGCGAGGGCACCGTGAGCGAACCCACCCGCACCCTGGCCACTCCCGCCCCCAGCAGTCACGCCACCGGGGCGGGCGATACCTACGTCGCCACCCTGGCCCTGGCCCTGGCCGCCGAGGCCGACCCCCACGGAGCCGCCTCGCTGGCGGCAATGGCCACGGAGGTGGTGGTGAGCGAACCCGGCACCACCCGCTGCCACCCCCTGGCCCTGCGGCAAGCCCTGATGGAGGGCAACAAGCGAATTATGGATCAGACCGAGCTGGTGTCGATCGTGGCGCAGCAGCGGCAGCGGGGCCAGCGGATTGTGTTTACCAACGGCTGCTTCGACATTCTGCACTCAGGCCACGTCACCTGCCTGGAGCGGGCCAAGGCCCTGGGCGACGTGCTGATTGTGGGGGTGAATACCGACGCCAGCATTCGCCAGCTCAAGGGGCCAACCCGCCCGGTGAACGGTCTGGGTGATCGCCTCACGGTGCTGGCCGCCCTGGGCTGCGTCGATTACGTGGTGCCCTTTGGCGACCTGGCCCCCCGCGAGCTGATTCGCCTGATTCGTCCCGATGTCTACGCCAAGGGCGGCGACTACACCCGCCAGACCCTGCCCGAAACGCCGCTGATCGAAGAGCTGGGCGGCGAGGTGGTGATTGTGCCCTACGTGGGCGATCGCTCCACCACTGGCCTGATTCAGCAAATTCGCGCCGGAGACTCGTAA
- a CDS encoding HAD family hydrolase → MLPAIFLDKDGTLVDDIPYNVDPALIRLGDGVAAGVRRLHEAGFALVVVTNQSGVARGYFAESAIAPVEQHLQRLLGVPLAGFYYCPHHPAGTVARYAFRCRCRKPEPGLLLRAAADLNLDLNRSWLVGDILNDVEAGRRAGCRTVLLDNGNETEWLLAPNREPHQTVATFDQAADVILQHCSSALPCTP, encoded by the coding sequence ATGCTCCCCGCCATTTTCCTCGACAAAGACGGCACCCTGGTCGACGACATCCCCTACAACGTCGATCCCGCGCTGATTCGGCTGGGCGACGGGGTGGCGGCGGGGGTGCGGCGGCTGCATGAGGCGGGGTTTGCCCTGGTGGTGGTGACGAACCAGTCAGGGGTGGCGCGGGGGTACTTTGCCGAGAGCGCGATCGCCCCTGTAGAGCAGCATCTCCAGCGGCTGCTGGGGGTGCCCCTGGCGGGCTTTTACTACTGCCCCCACCATCCGGCGGGCACGGTGGCGCGCTACGCCTTTCGCTGTCGCTGCCGCAAACCCGAGCCGGGCCTGCTGCTGCGGGCGGCGGCAGACCTCAACCTGGATCTGAATCGCTCCTGGCTGGTGGGGGACATTCTCAACGATGTAGAGGCCGGGCGGCGGGCCGGGTGCCGCACCGTCTTGCTCGACAACGGCAACGAAACCGAATGGCTCCTGGCCCCAAACCGGGAGCCCCACCAGACCGTAGCAACCTTTGACCAGGCCGCCGACGTTATTCTTCAGCACTGCTCCTCAGCCCTACCATGCACACCCTAG